atctCCATTTCTTTTgattcttggcccaaacaaatctctgcTGCTTGTTGTTTTCTTTAGTGGTGGGTTCTTCTGTCTTTGGACTTCTGCAACTCAGCTTCTTGCAGTAGTCTGTTTTCACACGTGCTCTGAATGATTTGTACATATACTGACTCCtgtaaagacaaagaaaaggcTGAACAGATTAAAATAACCCTACTGTAAAGATGGGAAAAGTTTTGCAGAGTTAAATAGAAACAGTCTGTCAAAATCTAGCAATAGGTCTATGTCGGAATCCGGATTGTGGTCTGGTCCCTCTATCGGTGACCGAGGAGCTAGGGGAATGCATTGTGccaacaagtgtgtgtgtggtatagGTATTACTCCTGTTGTGTTACGTCACTGTAAAGATTACAGTGACGCAGCCATAACCCTTACTAGGAAGGTTTATGGCTGGCAACTCCCTAGCAGCATCCATTCACTATGGAAAAATGCATATTGCCAAATCAATTGGCAGATGTTTCTTGGTTGCCGCTGAGTGCTGCTAAGAGATTGCTGCAGGCGaccatagtttgcatggaagatgccaACTTGTTTGCAAACACAGCCTAACTCTTTTAGAGGCAcagattttactttgaaggcaaaaaTTCTCTGTTTCATGCGTTTTTAAAGTTGCATTGTCGCTTATCGAATAGTTGTTTGTGTCTACAGACACATCGTTGCAGTCGTGGCAATGTCCTAGTGACCAAAGCTATTATAATTATCAGTGCAGAATTGTATAGTTCTTTGACAAATTTCTCCTAGTGACTatcagcaacctccagcaaccacttgccaactggttggagaatatatatttttccctaGTAACCGGTCATTACCAGCAGGTCACTGATCTGTAGGCCTGCAAGATTTGGGCTTTAGCAGTTGATTTCAGAGTGACACCCAGAAACCACTCATGACCAGTCAGGGAATACTCATTTTGTTCCCTAGCAACCAGTGGGTGGGAGGTTATCACCACCTGTCTCTAGGTCTGTGTGACTGGGGTCTTGGGCAAGCAGTAGTTATGGTTCAAGCTGGACTGATTCCCCAGGAGTGCAGCTCAGTGTAACATCCTCTGAAGTCATGTTTACGTGATGTGAGTGAATATGACAGAAGGCAACTTTGCCTATTCtttgaatatgtgtgtgtctttgtgtacgTACAGTGTGCACCTGGTATGAAGGATTTCCACCTTGAAGACGATTTGCACTGACAGCACATGAAGAAGAGGTGATGGGGTTAAAACAAATAGGAGGGAGAAGAgtaggaggaagaggaggggaatCTTGGTGCAGTTCCAACTCTGAGGTCACCTTAATATTTGATCTGCTTCAGTGGATGAAACGGTCAGAGAGCAGCTATAATAGAGAgttggagggagagagaaatgcaggattaaaaacaaaatgagggAGGGAAAAGAAAACCAATATGGGAGCTACTGACATTAGAAACAATACCAGGGACAAGACCTGCTCTTTGTTCATTTGAAGGACCTTCGAGCAAAGCAATGGAGGCAAACTCTGGTTTATTACAGCCAGCAttgttttgcctttgctttgtGACCATAATGTCATGAGACATAGGATGTAAAGTCAGGTCAAAGGTCTGCAAAATTGCAGCTGTTTACAATAAACACTTTAGTTAATAGTTTCACAAGAAGCATATGAATATTTTTTGCTTCACAGAGTCGTGCACATCTGGATTTTAATGCTAGATGGTGTTCACTGAAAATCAGAGCTTAGAATATTATGACACTTTCTGCAAGGGAAACGGAAATAACCTGAATGAAGTTGCTGAAATACAATCAAAATTTCAGAATCGTGACACTGGTCGCCTCAGAAACCGGCTCCATGACCACGGCAATGCCATGACAACCCTGAGGCCGATCAGGAAATCAGCAACGCAGATGGCAAACAGACAGATGATGAGGACAGACACATACAGAGAGATGGGGCGATAAAGGGATGACGAGGGGTTTCATGGAGGGAGACCGACACAATGCCCATTGGAGGATCTGATACAGATAGAAAAGGAGGAAAAGCGGCAAGGAAGTAAACaaagtaataacaataatattatATAAAGGGCAATAAAAGACCCCTCTTTAGGATCTTATCAAGGATTAGTTTTACCGAGGCACTCCAAAGTGGTAATTCGGCCTACTGCTGAAATTTGTGCAAACAAATGGTGTACACCGCTTTAAGCATAATTGTTTTCAAAGTCATCATACCAAAACAGGATGATAACAGATATGGTGCTTAACCCCTTCCACACTGGAAGTCGCTGTCTTCCACCCTGGGTGTagaagtgttttaaaaaagtcACAGAAGAACACAAGATCTAGATGAAGTttttattacataaaaaaaacagggtTTAAGTTGTTAAAAGTATTTCCTGTTGTGCTATCAAGTGCAGCATTGCTACTGAAAGAGTGCAGAAATTCAGATTACCTTTACAAATGGGAATTTTCTGTTGCTGACTATCATTGTTTGAGGTTTAATAGCCCCAAAAGCAAAGCATGAAAGCAGCTATTTCTCTAAAACCTTTCATACTTTGTTAGCTTCTGGTTAAAAGATTTGTATTTGCTTATATCTCGTGCCATACAAGGAACTAATGTCAGCGTGTCCACCGATGACAATTATGGTAACTATTTTTTGCCTTGATGCATGTGTGCAGGTGCTGTACGAGCCTCCAGTATCTTCCCCATCCTGAGTGTGATCCTGCTCTTCATGGGGGGGCTGTGCATCGCCGCAAGCGAGTTCTACAAGTCACGGCACAACATCATCCTCAGCGCCGGCATCCTCTTCGTCTCTGCAGGTATTAAGGGAAATAGGAAAACAGGCAGACTTACCAGGAGATAAAACAGTCAAAGTGGGTGAGCAGATGAAGGTAAATGTAAAGAAGAAGCAAGTTAGAGGTGGTAAAATCTTTGTGGATGTATGAAAAGGCAGATGAAAGTGAAGCTGACCAAAGAGCCAGCGTAAGTTAAAAACGATACTGATATACTGGGAGAAAAAGGAAGGGGAGCGTATTAAGCAAATATTAAGAAAAGTTTCTGTTGGAATTGATGATTTTATGGCACCACTGTGAAAAATAATAGATTTATAGATATACAGTGGTGTGATTTACTTTACTACTAGGAAAGTGATTGAAAGTGAAAACACACCGGctagtccacctctgaatgacTTAAGAAAAACAATAGGAAGACTTAGGAGTGGCCTTGTCCTTACCTGAATTagattgagatgctgtggcatgaccttaaaaaggcggttcatgcttgaaaaccctccaatgtggctgaattacaacaattctgcaaagatgagtgggccGAAATTCCTCCTCAGGGGTGTATAAGATTCATTGCCTGTGAccacaaatgcttgattgcagttgttgctgcttAGAGTGgaccaaccagttattaggtttagggggcaatcactttttcacacagggccaagtaggtttggattttttccctCCTAATAATAAACAACTTCATTTAGAAACTtctgtttaaatttgtttaatgatctgaaacaattaagtgtgacaaacgtaacatttgtgaggtcagacattGATGTGGGAAAAGAAGCCCTGGCTCACAGTCTAAGCTCTAaatcatcccaaaggtgttctgttggGTTGAGGCCAGGCCAGTCACATTCTTCCACACcaaatgtgtttattcatggaccttgctttgtgtaCTGACGTGCAGTCATATTAGAACAGAAAGGGGTCGTCCTCAAACTTTTGTGACAAAGTGGAGGAGCAGTTGTAAAGCTCTCcatttgtcccatatgtgtttactttattttgcaCATTGTACACATTATTCTGTTTCTATGTATTTGCTATGATTTGCTATTTGTCAAGTAACATTGCTTCACTCactatcccgggtttgtttgtgtaagcgTTCTGTTGCCGGCAAATcaaacattctgcaaattcAGACAAATACTTAgttatgtttctttatattttattatgttacagattaagtcatttgttcatacttactttgtttgtcttttcagtTTTCATGAGGGTCAGGTGTGGGGAAACGCCCGCCTggcatttcctcattttaaaatcctgatgatgtcacacataaCATCAGCAGGTCAAACCAAGTGGAGGGGTTTGTCCAAAATGTccaattgtccaaaatgtcctGATATGCTGAggcattaagagttcctttcatTGGAACTAAGGGACAGAGCCCAACTCCCAACACCATAatcccccctccaccaaactttgcacttggcacaatgcagtcagaTAAGTACCGTTCTCCTGACAACTGCCAAACCAATGCTCGTCCATCAGAATGCCAGACGGAGAAGTGTGATTCGTCACTCCAGAGAACATGTCTGcactgctctagagtccagtTGCACTGCGTTATACAGCACTGCATCCGACACAAGACAAAGATAGTGCAAGTTGCCATTTTGCCACAgaatttttctgtgtgtgtgtgtgtgcatggttCTAGGCCATGGCCTACTGTGCTGCACTAGATAACTAGTTCCCCTCCAAGTCAGAAGTGAGAGATGCaattctgtttctctctctctctttctcgctgTCTGCGTCTGACTCTCTCGCCCTGTTGCTAGGCTAAGAGGAGGCCACTGGGATTACACTCTAAAAATAAGGTGTCCCTGATACTTTTTCTCTGATCCATCTCAATCAGGCCTACAAAGTCCTCACACCTCGGACTGCTGCTCtatgtctttgtgcagaattGTTTTCACCGTTTAGCTTTGTATCCGTCTTTTTGTCTCTCTGGCTGTCTGTCCATGTCTGTGTCTATTTCTGGCTACACACACCCAGAATCCTGTTGTATGATGTTGAAAATACAGAAAGGGAGATAACAGATAGCCTGACAAAGGATGTGAGTTGAAGCTCATTGGAGGCTGGGGGAAGATAGGGGAGGGTAAAATACAGAGGCACAGATGAAAACATTCAAATAAGACATAAGAAATAGAGGTGAACCCGCCCCAGTTTGGACAAAAATCCTGCACTTTTGGGAATATGCCTTCTTTCAGGTTTCACTGATTCTACTCATATTAATGCTGTTGCACATAGATTTGATAAATTACTAATTTATTTGAGGCATATTTCTGGTTCTCTGCCATGCTCACTCATCAGCTGCTTCAGCCATCAGATGTGAAGGACAGCTATTTGGCCACTCTCCTGGTGGATGACAATAGCAGttgaaatgtaaacaaattGAACATAAAAGCCTCAATTAAATATGAAAAGGTTGCTTTCTTATAATAATCATAAATGTCATTCTAGGCCCTGTGACTGCCTATTGAATCATTATTCTTTCAGTGAAACACTACTATGTGTCAAAATAATGACAAATCATAATAAGTCATTTTAAGCTTTCAGAGGTTTGATTTTCCCCTCAGGGAAAATGTTCCGTATTAAAGACCTACACTTAGGTTTGCCAAATTACTTCTGTACATCTGAAAATGGGGACTATGAATAAAAATGGATGTAGTTCATAAACAGTTAATGTGATCCTTTTTGTTAAACTACTAAAATTAAAGCCGCgcgtctgcacttcaatcacatgttgactgtttgatttgaaatcccctgtggtggtgtacagaggcaaagcTACAAAAGCTGCGTAGTCCAAAAACTTATGGACCCTACTGTACACGCTGAACTTGATTCAGCTGCTGCTGGTACCAGCTGTCCTAAATACAGTACTTGGTGCCCTCCATACAGAGAAAAGTTACAAAAATGTAGTCAGTCTGAGCAGACAGTGAAAAGTGTGAAGGAGGGTAAGATTCTTAAGAGgacaaatataaatatgacaCATGATGATTTTAATTTGACCTTATTTtataacatatatatttttgcatatttacTTTGCATACACCgacataacattatgaccactgacATGTGAAGTGAATTATGATGCTTATTGCTTCATCGtggcacctgttagtgggtAGGATATATTAGGGAGCAAGGGAACATTTTGTCTTTAAAGTGCACTATGAGAAGAAGGCAAGTGGGcggaggcagtgtgatgctttGGGCAACATTTTCAGATCATGTACACACTTTCATGGAAACAGTATTCTCTGATGGCTGTTTCCTCTTTTAGCATGATATTACATGCTGCCACAAGGCAAAGAGGGTTCAGGAGTAGTTTGAGGTGCACAACTTACAGGACTTAAAGGATCTGTTGCTAACACCTTGGTGCCAGAcaccacagcacaccttcagtGGTCTTGTGGAGTCCGTGCCTCAAtgggtcaggactgttttggCAGCATAAGGGGGATCAACACAATATTAGGAtggtggtcataatgttatgcctgtGAATATTTCATTATACTTGGGTTAATGTGTGCTTGATGTGTGGCTTTGTTTGCGATTGACTGCATTTTAGCTCTTGAGCTAATCTCCGTCCCTCATTTCTTTACCCAGGCCTGAGCAACATTATAGGAATCATTGTGTACATATCAGCCAATGCTGGGGATCCTTCCAAGAGTGACTCCAAGAAGAACAGCTACTCCTACGGCTGGTCCTTCTACTTTGGGGCCCTCTCCTTCATCATGGCTGAAATGGTGGGTGTGCTGGCTGTGCACATGTTCATCGACCGACATCGGGAGCTGCGTGTGGGGGCACGAGCCGCCGACTACCTCCAAGGGGCAGCCATCACACGCATCCCAAGCTACCGCTACCGTTATCGACGCCGCTCGCGCTCTTCGTCCCGTTCTACAGATCCCTCGCACTCTCGCGAGGCATCGCCAGTGGGCCTGAAGGCCTTTGGGACGCTGCCCTCCACTGAGCTGTCCATGTACACGCTCCCCAAAGGCCAAACAGGCACTCCGACAGCCACCTATAACTCCACGGAGAGGGACCACAACTTCCTGCAGGTCCACAACTGCATCCAGAAGGACCTGAAAGACTCAGGTGGCCATAGCAACACCGCCAATCGGCGCACCACACCTGTATGAAAATGACACAGACATTAAGAGAAATCAGAGGAACTCTGGGGGGAAAGACAGCTTGTGGCTtaaggagacagaaagagaaagagggcTCCAAAAGACTGAGGAGTTAGGGGTAGGCAACAGAGGGGAAGTTCTGAGAGCTCCACAGCGCCTCAGATAATCACAGAGtttctgtttaataaaaaggaaatggagtaaaaatgcataaaaaaagaaacatgcatGATTTTCCCATGAACCATTGTTTAACAAGTTTTGAACATGTTTGTAAAGAGTTGAGGGGGAGGTCGGGGAAAGATAAGTGGGGATGGGGGGCATTCATGATGCTGGGTTGGGGTGGTTGGTGGTTGTCTCGGGGCTGTGGAACTGTGGAGTGGTGGGCTGGGCCAAACTGCCCATTTATAGGcaaactttatattttttactcttCCTCAGTCTGATTGAAAGGCCCCTTGGCCCTGCCTACAAACCAACCCTCGCACTACCATACCACAAGCCCCTCCCCCCAACACACGCACCCTAAATTCCCTTATAAACCCTACTCCTTTCTTTAGTTACTGTATCTTCTTGATTTCATTCTTTATTCGCATTAATACTGTGAACCATTGCGGTACGGGATTTTAGCAGGGAGCATTTCAGGccgcaaaaaaaaagagaaaaaaacaagaaaaaacacataagtTAATATATGTATtgattatatataaatatatgaacaTATATGTTAATAAATCATGACTAGACTTCCCTGAAGcaaaaaatatcaagaaaaaaataaaaaaagaaagaaacaacgTAACCTACAATGAAACTAAACCGAGTCGTCATGGAAACTAAACCAAGACGGAGGATTCATTGTGACTGGCTCATTTGACGGGCAAAGGCTTCAGCCTACATGATAAACTGGTATTGGTTAGCGTTAGACACATTATCACATTcttttacaacaacaacaaaatcgtTTGGCCTTCCGCCAAAGCCCTGGCAGCCATCTTTGTTCAGGGTCAGCTAGATGTGAGTTGGCCACTCTTGCTTTTGCCCCATGCAGGGGTGGAGTGAAGAGAGAACTCTGGGTAATGGATGGTCTCTCTGCAAACTTGAAGATGACTACGGACAATGAATCGTCACTACTGCCAAAGACACAAAGTAGTGCGTGTGAGAACATGGCTACGAGTGAGCTGAAGCTAAGTGACtccaaaaaaaaattaagaatttACATGCATGCTAATCTAAAATCATCCGATCTGCTTTTAAGGAACCTATGTTTTGAACAACTGAACAATGATACCATGTAAGGGCAGTGGGAGTGAAAAAAGTAGTAATTAATGTTACAGTACTGTGTcaatttctatttttctttgtttttctttttgagtgGGTTATTTGGGGTGGGGTTTCATCATgcttgaaacaaaaaaaaacaacctttgaAAAACGTatcaaggcttttttttttaacagaagagAATCTTATCTTgccttttcatttaattttatttcctCCATTACTTTGGACTCTCACACAGCCTTAGTCTCTTTCTTTATCTCATTTTCTTGTTCTTTggttttgctttgtgttgttgtaaatgacaaattaaaacaaaaaaacaaaaaaacataatgtctTTCAAGGTGCCAAAACTGAATGATTCTGAACTTGGATGCATCAAGTCCTGATGACAAATAAAAATTGAACCCCCCGTAGGGAACTGAATGAGTCTTTGTTGTATTATATCTGATCTAACATgaacatgaaacatgaacatGTAGAAACAGAGACTACAAGCCCGACTGCTGCTGAAgatcaggctctggctgctgggctgggggtCAGCATGCACTCAGCTTTATCATCACTCTGGGTTTAtggctagctttgtgttagcatgctgacTAAGCAGATACAGCATTCTTCAGTTGTTTCTgcatttttgtttgatttatttcccTTGTAGCCGTGGTGTGTAGATAACTGAAGAAGCTTTGTAATGCATAACTGTAACCATAACgtaattaataaatattaataa
This sequence is a window from Oreochromis niloticus isolate F11D_XX linkage group LG6, O_niloticus_UMD_NMBU, whole genome shotgun sequence. Protein-coding genes within it:
- the cacng2b gene encoding calcium channel, voltage-dependent, gamma subunit 2b, with amino-acid sequence MGVFDRGVQMLLTTVGAFAAFSLMTIAVGTDYWLYSRGVCKIKSNNENETSKKNEEVMTHSGLWRTCCLEGSFKGMCKQIDHFPEDADYEADASEYFLRAVRASSIFPILSVILLFMGGLCIAASEFYKSRHNIILSAGILFVSAGLSNIIGIIVYISANAGDPSKSDSKKNSYSYGWSFYFGALSFIMAEMVGVLAVHMFIDRHRELRVGARAADYLQGAAITRIPSYRYRYRRRSRSSSRSTDPSHSREASPVGLKAFGTLPSTELSMYTLPKGQTGTPTATYNSTERDHNFLQVHNCIQKDLKDSGGHSNTANRRTTPV